The Dama dama isolate Ldn47 chromosome 23, ASM3311817v1, whole genome shotgun sequence genome contains a region encoding:
- the ZNF335 gene encoding zinc finger protein 335 isoform X1, with amino-acid sequence MEENEVESSSDAAPRPGRPEEPSESGLGVGTSEAVSADSSDAAAAPGPAEADDSGVGQSSDRGSSSLEEVSESSSSTDQLPHGYLPDSSSVSRGPVAGVTGGPPALVHSSALPDPNMLVSDCTASSSDLGSAIDKIIESTIGPDLIRSCITVTSAEGSGAEATRYLILQGPDDGAPMASPMSSSTLAHSLAAIEALADGPTSTSTCLEPPEEAQGGPSSPAQPPLGSGTEEPDLQSLEAMMEVVVVQQFKCKMCQYRSSTKATLLRHMRERHFRPAAAAGKKGRPRKWGSLAQPQEEEGPEEEDDDDIIDAGAIDDLEEDSDYNPADDEPRGRQLRPQRPTPSTLRPRRRPGRPRKLPRLETLDLPDGVDGEPLVSSQSGQSPLEPQDPEAPSSSGRGRLVALGKANRAPVEPGVSQSDSRNAASSYQDEADTLPRRRGRPSRRFLGKKYRKYYYKSPKPLLRPFLCRICGSRFLSHEDLRFHVNSHEAGNPQLFKCLQCSYRSRRWSSLKEHMFNHVGSKPYKCDKCSYTSVYRKDVIRHAAVHSRDRKKRPDPAPSAPSQTPKLSSFPCPVCGRVYPMQKRLTQHMKTHSTEKPHMCDKCGKSFKKRYTFKMHLLTHIQAVANRRFKCEFCDFVCEDKKALLNHQLSHVSDKPFKCSFCPYRTFREDFLLSHVAVKHTGAKPFACEYCHFSTRHKKNLRLHVRCRHASSFEEWGRRHPEEPPSRRRPFFSLQQIEELKQQHSTAPAPTASSPGPPEIPPEAAPFQSPETPPLLCSDTLGGATIIYQPGTAESTAMATQTALDLLLNMSTQRELGGTALQVAVVKSEDMEAGLASSGGQPSPAGATPQVVTLHMAEPGGSVAAESQLGPPDLPQITLAPGPFGGAGYSVITAPTVEEGTSTPGTPYSEEPPGEAAQAVVVGDTLKEAGTHFIMAADGTQLHHIQLTADGSISFPNTDALASGTKWPVLQYGGLPRDGPEPLAPARTHRPRDPQGSASPPPAANKPLGLVVPPSPPSAATASSKKFSCKICAEAFTGRAEMESHKRAHAGPGAFKCPDCPFSARQWPEVRAHMAQHASLRPHQCSQCSFASKNKKDLRRHMLTHTNEKPFECQLCGQRFNRNGHLKFHIQRLHSPDGRKTAAPPARAPARPPTQTIILNSDDETLATLHTAFQSSHGVLGPERLQQALGQEHIFVAQEQTVSNQEEAAYIQEITTADGQTVQHLVASDNQVQYIISPDGVQQLLPQEYVVVPEGHHIQVQEGQITHIQYEQGAPFLQESQIQYVPVSPGQQLVTQAQLEAAAHSAVTAVADAAMAQAQGLFGTEEAVPEHIQQLQHQGIEYDVITLSDD; translated from the exons ATGGAGGAAAACGAGGTGGAGAGCAGTAGCGACGCGGCCCCTAGGCCTGGCCGGCCCGAGGAGCCCTCGGAGAGCGGGTTGGGTGTGGGCACCTCGGAAGCCGTGTCTGCCGACAGCAGCGACGCCGCGGCCGCCCCGGGGCCAGCGGAGGCCGACGATTCCGGCGTGGGGCAGAGCTCGGACCGCGGCAGCAGCTCGCTG GAGGAGGTCTCTGAGAGCAGCTCCAGCACAGACCAGCTGCCCCATGGCTACCTCCCTGACTCATCTTCTGTTTCCCGCGGGCCAGTGGCAGGGGTGACGGGCGGCCCCCCAGCCCTGGTGCACTCCAGTGCACTCCCAGACCCCAACATGCTGGTGTCCGACTGCACGGCTTCTTCCTCGGACCTGGGCTCGGCCATTGACAAGATCATCGAGTCCACCATCGGGCCCGACCTCATCCGGA GCTGCATCACCGTGACCAGTGCGGAGGGCAGCGGGGCTGAGGCCACACGGTACCTGATCCTGCAGGGGCCAGACGATG GTGCCCCCATGGCATCACCGATGTCCAGTTCCACCCTGGCCCATAGCCTGGCAGCCATCGAGGCCCTGGCTGACGGCCCCACATCCACATCCACATGCCTGGAGCCGCCGGAGGAAGCGCAGGGTGGGCCCAGCTCCCCGGCGCAGCCACCCCTGGGCTCTGGCACCGAGGAGCCGGACTTGCAGAGCCTGGAGGCcatgatggaggtggtggtggttcagcAGTTCAAGTGCAAGATGTGCCAGTACCGGAGCAGCACCAAGGCCACGCTGCTGCGCCACATGCGGGAGCGGCACTTCCGCCCAG cagcagcagctggtaaGAAGGGGCGTCCGCGCAAGTGGGGCAGCTTGGCCCAGCCCCAGGAGGAAGAGGGCCCAGAGGAGGAAGACGACGATGACATCATAGATGCTGGCGCCATTGATGACCTGGAGG AAGACAGCGACTATAACCCTGCAGATGACGAGCCCCGGGGCCGGCAGCTGCGGCCCCAGCGCCCCACTCCCAGTACCCTGAGACCCCGCAGGAGACCTGGCCGGCCCCGGAAGCTGCCTCGCCTGGAGACCTTGGATCTCCCAGATG GTGTGGACGGAGAGCCTCTAGTGAGTTCACAAAGTGGACAGAGCCCTTTGGAGCCACAAGACCCTGAGGCACCCAGCTCCTCGGGGCGGGGACGCCTGGTGGCCCTGGGCAAGGCCAACCGGGCCCCCGTGGAACCCGGTGTGAGCCAGTCAGATTCGAGGAATGCAGCATCGTCCTACCAGGATGAGGCTGACACCCTGCCCCGCCGCCGTGGTCGGCCCTCCAGGCGCTTCCTTGGCAAGAAATACCGCAA GTACTATTACAAGTCACCCAAACCGCTCCTGCGGCCCTTCCTCTGCCGCATCTGTGGCTCCCGCTTCCTGTCCCACGAGGACCTGCGCTTCCACGTCAACTCCCACGAGGCCGGCAACCCCCAGCTCTTCAAGTGCCTGCAGTGCAGCTACCGCTCCCGCCGCTGGTCCTCACTCAAG GAGCACATGTTCAACCACGTGGGCAGTAAGCCCTACAAGTGTGACAAATGCAGCTACACCAGCGTCTACCGGAAGGACGTCATCCGGCACGCTGCCGTGCACAGCCGGGATCG GAAGAAGAGGCCAGACCCAG CcccttctgccccttcccagaccCCAAAGCTGAGCTCCTTCCCCTGCCCCGTGTGTGGCCGTGTCTACCCCATGCAAAAGAGACTCACTCAGCACATGAAGACGCACAGTACGGAGAAGCCCCACATGTGCGACAAG TGTGGAAAGTCCTTTAAGAAGCGCTACACCTTCAAGATGCACCTGCTCACGCATATCCAGGCTGTCGCCAACCGCAG GTTCAAGTGCGAGTTCTGCGACTTTGTTTGCGAGGATAAGAAGGCGCTGCTCAACCACCAGCTGTCCCACGTCAGCGACAAGCCCTTCAAGTGTAGCTTTTGCCCCTATCGCACCTTCCGAGAGGACTTCCTGCTATCCCATGTGGCTGTCAAGCATACAG GGGCCAAGCCCTTCGCCTGCGAGTACTGCCACTTCAGCACGCGGCACAAGAAGAACCTGCGGCTGCACGTGCGGTGCCGGCACGCCAGCAGCTTCGAGGAGTGGGGGCGGCGCCACCCTGAGGAGCCCCCCTCCCGCCGCCGCCCCTTCTTCTCTCTGCAGCAGATTGAGGAGCTGAAGCAGCAGCACAGCACGGCCCCCGCACCCACCGCCAGCTCCCCAGGACCTCCTGAG ATCCCCCCAGAGGCTGCACCTTTCCAGTCCCCTGAGACCCCCCCACTGCTCTGTTCTGACACCCTGGGTGGCGCCACCATCATCTATCAGCCAG GGACCGCGGAGTCGACAGCCATGGCCACGCAGACAGCCTTGGACCTGCTGCTGAACATGAGCACTCAGCGGGAACTGGGTGGCACAGCCCTGCAG GTGGCGGTGGTGAAGTCAGAGGACATGGAAGCAGGGTTAGCGTCCTCAGGGGGACAGCCCTCCCCAGCAGGCGCCACTCCCCAAGTGGTCACCCTCCACATGGCAGAGCCAGGAGGCAGCGTGGCCGCCGAGAGCCAGCTCGGCCCCCCTGACCTGCCGCAGATCACCCTGGCGCCTGGGCCGTTCGGCGGGGCTGGCTACAGCGTCATTACGGCCCCCACCGTGGAGGAGGGCACGTCAACTCCCGGCACGCCTTACAG CGAGGAGCCCCCGGGGGAGGCAGCCCAGGCTGTGGTCGTGGGTGACACCCTGAAAGAAGCTGGCACGCACTTCATCATGGCAGCCGACGGAACCCAACTGCACCACATCCAG CTGACTGCAGACGGTTCCATCTCCTTCCCAAATACCGACGCCTTGGCTTCTGGCACCAAGTGGCCCGTCCTGCAGTACGGGGGGCTGCCCAGAGATGGCCCTGAGCCACTGGCTCCAGCCAGGACCCACCGGCCAAGGGACCCTCAGGGCTCTGCCTCCCCACCTCCTGCAGCCAACAAACCCCTGGGCCTCGTAGTGCCCCCCTCGCCGCCATCTGCAGCTACTGCCTCATCAAAGAAGTTTTCCTGCAAGATCTGTGCCGAGGCCTTCACTGGCCGAGCAGAGATGGAGAGTCACAAACGGGCCCATGCTGGGCCGGGAGCCTTCAAGTGCCCTGACTGCCCCTTCAGCGCTCGCCAGTGGCCCGAGGTCCGG GCCCACATGGCCCAGCACGCGAGTCTGCGGCCCCACCAGTGCAGCCAGTGCAGCTTTGCCTCCAAGAACAAGAAGGACCTGCGGCGGCACATGCTGACCCACACCAACGAGAAGCCCTTCGAGTGCCAGCTCTGCGGGCAGCG CTTCAACCGCAACGGGCACCTCAAGTTCCACATCCAGCGGCTCCACAGCCCTGACGGGAGGAAGACGGCAGCCCCTCCTGCACGGGCCCCCGCCCGGCCCCCCACCCAGACCATCATCCTCAACAGTGATGACGAGACGCTGGCCACACTGCACA cTGCCTTCCAGTCTAGTCACGGGGTCCTGGGTCCCGAGCGGCTCCAACAGGCACTGGGTCAGGAACACATCTTCGTGGCCCAGGAACAGACAGTGAGCAATCAG GAGGAAGCCGCCTACATCCAAGAGATCACCACAGCGGACGGCCAGACGGTCCAGCACCTGGTGGCGTCTGATAACCAG gTACAGTACATCATTTCTCCGGACGGAGTGCAGCAGCTCCTTCCCCAGGAATACGTGGTGGTGCCCGAGGGCCATCACATCCAG GTACAGGAGGGCCAGATCACACACATCCAGTATGAGCAAGGGGCCCCGTTCCTTCAGGAGTCTCAG ATCCAGTATGTGCCTGTGTCCCCGGGCCAGCAGCTGGTCACCCAGGCCCAGCTTGAGGCTGCGGCACACTCGGCTGTCACAG CGGTGGCCGACGCTGCCATGGCCCAAGCCCAGGGCCTCTTTGGCACGGAGGAGGCGGTGCCTGAACACATCCAACAGCTGCAGCACCAGGGCATCGAATACGACGTCATCACCCTGAGCGATGACTGA
- the ZNF335 gene encoding zinc finger protein 335 isoform X4, which produces MLVSDCTASSSDLGSAIDKIIESTIGPDLIRSCITVTSAEGSGAEATRYLILQGPDDGAPMASPMSSSTLAHSLAAIEALADGPTSTSTCLEPPEEAQGGPSSPAQPPLGSGTEEPDLQSLEAMMEVVVVQQFKCKMCQYRSSTKATLLRHMRERHFRPAAAAGKKGRPRKWGSLAQPQEEEGPEEEDDDDIIDAGAIDDLEEDSDYNPADDEPRGRQLRPQRPTPSTLRPRRRPGRPRKLPRLETLDLPDGVDGEPLVSSQSGQSPLEPQDPEAPSSSGRGRLVALGKANRAPVEPGVSQSDSRNAASSYQDEADTLPRRRGRPSRRFLGKKYRKYYYKSPKPLLRPFLCRICGSRFLSHEDLRFHVNSHEAGNPQLFKCLQCSYRSRRWSSLKEHMFNHVGSKPYKCDKCSYTSVYRKDVIRHAAVHSRDRKKRPDPAPSAPSQTPKLSSFPCPVCGRVYPMQKRLTQHMKTHSTEKPHMCDKCGKSFKKRYTFKMHLLTHIQAVANRRFKCEFCDFVCEDKKALLNHQLSHVSDKPFKCSFCPYRTFREDFLLSHVAVKHTGAKPFACEYCHFSTRHKKNLRLHVRCRHASSFEEWGRRHPEEPPSRRRPFFSLQQIEELKQQHSTAPAPTASSPGPPEIPPEAAPFQSPETPPLLCSDTLGGATIIYQPGTAESTAMATQTALDLLLNMSTQRELGGTALQVAVVKSEDMEAGLASSGGQPSPAGATPQVVTLHMAEPGGSVAAESQLGPPDLPQITLAPGPFGGAGYSVITAPTVEEGTSTPGTPYSEEPPGEAAQAVVVGDTLKEAGTHFIMAADGTQLHHIQLTADGSISFPNTDALASGTKWPVLQYGGLPRDGPEPLAPARTHRPRDPQGSASPPPAANKPLGLVVPPSPPSAATASSKKFSCKICAEAFTGRAEMESHKRAHAGPGAFKCPDCPFSARQWPEVRAHMAQHASLRPHQCSQCSFASKNKKDLRRHMLTHTNEKPFECQLCGQRFNRNGHLKFHIQRLHSPDGRKTAAPPARAPARPPTQTIILNSDDETLATLHTAFQSSHGVLGPERLQQALGQEHIFVAQEQTVSNQEEAAYIQEITTADGQTVQHLVASDNQVQYIISPDGVQQLLPQEYVVVPEGHHIQVQEGQITHIQYEQGAPFLQESQIQYVPVSPGQQLVTQAQLEAAAHSAVTAVADAAMAQAQGLFGTEEAVPEHIQQLQHQGIEYDVITLSDD; this is translated from the exons ATGCTGGTGTCCGACTGCACGGCTTCTTCCTCGGACCTGGGCTCGGCCATTGACAAGATCATCGAGTCCACCATCGGGCCCGACCTCATCCGGA GCTGCATCACCGTGACCAGTGCGGAGGGCAGCGGGGCTGAGGCCACACGGTACCTGATCCTGCAGGGGCCAGACGATG GTGCCCCCATGGCATCACCGATGTCCAGTTCCACCCTGGCCCATAGCCTGGCAGCCATCGAGGCCCTGGCTGACGGCCCCACATCCACATCCACATGCCTGGAGCCGCCGGAGGAAGCGCAGGGTGGGCCCAGCTCCCCGGCGCAGCCACCCCTGGGCTCTGGCACCGAGGAGCCGGACTTGCAGAGCCTGGAGGCcatgatggaggtggtggtggttcagcAGTTCAAGTGCAAGATGTGCCAGTACCGGAGCAGCACCAAGGCCACGCTGCTGCGCCACATGCGGGAGCGGCACTTCCGCCCAG cagcagcagctggtaaGAAGGGGCGTCCGCGCAAGTGGGGCAGCTTGGCCCAGCCCCAGGAGGAAGAGGGCCCAGAGGAGGAAGACGACGATGACATCATAGATGCTGGCGCCATTGATGACCTGGAGG AAGACAGCGACTATAACCCTGCAGATGACGAGCCCCGGGGCCGGCAGCTGCGGCCCCAGCGCCCCACTCCCAGTACCCTGAGACCCCGCAGGAGACCTGGCCGGCCCCGGAAGCTGCCTCGCCTGGAGACCTTGGATCTCCCAGATG GTGTGGACGGAGAGCCTCTAGTGAGTTCACAAAGTGGACAGAGCCCTTTGGAGCCACAAGACCCTGAGGCACCCAGCTCCTCGGGGCGGGGACGCCTGGTGGCCCTGGGCAAGGCCAACCGGGCCCCCGTGGAACCCGGTGTGAGCCAGTCAGATTCGAGGAATGCAGCATCGTCCTACCAGGATGAGGCTGACACCCTGCCCCGCCGCCGTGGTCGGCCCTCCAGGCGCTTCCTTGGCAAGAAATACCGCAA GTACTATTACAAGTCACCCAAACCGCTCCTGCGGCCCTTCCTCTGCCGCATCTGTGGCTCCCGCTTCCTGTCCCACGAGGACCTGCGCTTCCACGTCAACTCCCACGAGGCCGGCAACCCCCAGCTCTTCAAGTGCCTGCAGTGCAGCTACCGCTCCCGCCGCTGGTCCTCACTCAAG GAGCACATGTTCAACCACGTGGGCAGTAAGCCCTACAAGTGTGACAAATGCAGCTACACCAGCGTCTACCGGAAGGACGTCATCCGGCACGCTGCCGTGCACAGCCGGGATCG GAAGAAGAGGCCAGACCCAG CcccttctgccccttcccagaccCCAAAGCTGAGCTCCTTCCCCTGCCCCGTGTGTGGCCGTGTCTACCCCATGCAAAAGAGACTCACTCAGCACATGAAGACGCACAGTACGGAGAAGCCCCACATGTGCGACAAG TGTGGAAAGTCCTTTAAGAAGCGCTACACCTTCAAGATGCACCTGCTCACGCATATCCAGGCTGTCGCCAACCGCAG GTTCAAGTGCGAGTTCTGCGACTTTGTTTGCGAGGATAAGAAGGCGCTGCTCAACCACCAGCTGTCCCACGTCAGCGACAAGCCCTTCAAGTGTAGCTTTTGCCCCTATCGCACCTTCCGAGAGGACTTCCTGCTATCCCATGTGGCTGTCAAGCATACAG GGGCCAAGCCCTTCGCCTGCGAGTACTGCCACTTCAGCACGCGGCACAAGAAGAACCTGCGGCTGCACGTGCGGTGCCGGCACGCCAGCAGCTTCGAGGAGTGGGGGCGGCGCCACCCTGAGGAGCCCCCCTCCCGCCGCCGCCCCTTCTTCTCTCTGCAGCAGATTGAGGAGCTGAAGCAGCAGCACAGCACGGCCCCCGCACCCACCGCCAGCTCCCCAGGACCTCCTGAG ATCCCCCCAGAGGCTGCACCTTTCCAGTCCCCTGAGACCCCCCCACTGCTCTGTTCTGACACCCTGGGTGGCGCCACCATCATCTATCAGCCAG GGACCGCGGAGTCGACAGCCATGGCCACGCAGACAGCCTTGGACCTGCTGCTGAACATGAGCACTCAGCGGGAACTGGGTGGCACAGCCCTGCAG GTGGCGGTGGTGAAGTCAGAGGACATGGAAGCAGGGTTAGCGTCCTCAGGGGGACAGCCCTCCCCAGCAGGCGCCACTCCCCAAGTGGTCACCCTCCACATGGCAGAGCCAGGAGGCAGCGTGGCCGCCGAGAGCCAGCTCGGCCCCCCTGACCTGCCGCAGATCACCCTGGCGCCTGGGCCGTTCGGCGGGGCTGGCTACAGCGTCATTACGGCCCCCACCGTGGAGGAGGGCACGTCAACTCCCGGCACGCCTTACAG CGAGGAGCCCCCGGGGGAGGCAGCCCAGGCTGTGGTCGTGGGTGACACCCTGAAAGAAGCTGGCACGCACTTCATCATGGCAGCCGACGGAACCCAACTGCACCACATCCAG CTGACTGCAGACGGTTCCATCTCCTTCCCAAATACCGACGCCTTGGCTTCTGGCACCAAGTGGCCCGTCCTGCAGTACGGGGGGCTGCCCAGAGATGGCCCTGAGCCACTGGCTCCAGCCAGGACCCACCGGCCAAGGGACCCTCAGGGCTCTGCCTCCCCACCTCCTGCAGCCAACAAACCCCTGGGCCTCGTAGTGCCCCCCTCGCCGCCATCTGCAGCTACTGCCTCATCAAAGAAGTTTTCCTGCAAGATCTGTGCCGAGGCCTTCACTGGCCGAGCAGAGATGGAGAGTCACAAACGGGCCCATGCTGGGCCGGGAGCCTTCAAGTGCCCTGACTGCCCCTTCAGCGCTCGCCAGTGGCCCGAGGTCCGG GCCCACATGGCCCAGCACGCGAGTCTGCGGCCCCACCAGTGCAGCCAGTGCAGCTTTGCCTCCAAGAACAAGAAGGACCTGCGGCGGCACATGCTGACCCACACCAACGAGAAGCCCTTCGAGTGCCAGCTCTGCGGGCAGCG CTTCAACCGCAACGGGCACCTCAAGTTCCACATCCAGCGGCTCCACAGCCCTGACGGGAGGAAGACGGCAGCCCCTCCTGCACGGGCCCCCGCCCGGCCCCCCACCCAGACCATCATCCTCAACAGTGATGACGAGACGCTGGCCACACTGCACA cTGCCTTCCAGTCTAGTCACGGGGTCCTGGGTCCCGAGCGGCTCCAACAGGCACTGGGTCAGGAACACATCTTCGTGGCCCAGGAACAGACAGTGAGCAATCAG GAGGAAGCCGCCTACATCCAAGAGATCACCACAGCGGACGGCCAGACGGTCCAGCACCTGGTGGCGTCTGATAACCAG gTACAGTACATCATTTCTCCGGACGGAGTGCAGCAGCTCCTTCCCCAGGAATACGTGGTGGTGCCCGAGGGCCATCACATCCAG GTACAGGAGGGCCAGATCACACACATCCAGTATGAGCAAGGGGCCCCGTTCCTTCAGGAGTCTCAG ATCCAGTATGTGCCTGTGTCCCCGGGCCAGCAGCTGGTCACCCAGGCCCAGCTTGAGGCTGCGGCACACTCGGCTGTCACAG CGGTGGCCGACGCTGCCATGGCCCAAGCCCAGGGCCTCTTTGGCACGGAGGAGGCGGTGCCTGAACACATCCAACAGCTGCAGCACCAGGGCATCGAATACGACGTCATCACCCTGAGCGATGACTGA